The genomic window AGACGTCACAACTGCCGTGGAAGAGGCTCTGACAGCATTGGACATTCTGCCGCCGGATGTGGAAGTGATCATCGTTTACAACGACGGCCCCCAAATCCAAGCGCAGATTGATACATTGGAGCGGGAAGCGGTACTGGGTCTGACCCTTGCAACGATCGTCGTCTTTGCCTTCTTCCTTACCCTGCGCCCAAATGCCTTTCGGGGCGTCTTTCGGACCCTACGCCCGACTTTGGTGATAGTTCTTTCGATCCCTCTCAGCATCTTTGCCGGCGTTCTGCTCATGGACTGGCAGGGCTTGACGCTGAATTTTATGACGTTGGGGGGATTAGCCATATCCGTAGGACGTGTGGTGGATGACAGCATCGTGGTGCTGGAGAATGTTTACCGGAATATCGAGGGCGGTAGGGAGCGCTGGCGCGCCGCCTTAGACGCAACGGTGGAAGTTGGCCCCGCCATTACGGCCTCCACGCTGGCGACAATTGTCGTATTTGCACCGCTGGCCTTTATTCAGGGTCTCGTAGGGGCGTTCTTCTTCCCCTTTGCGTTGGCGGTCAGCTTTGCCTTGATCGCATCGCTCTTGGTGGCCTTGACCGCCGTGCCCGTGCTGGGAGCGTACTTGCTGCGGCCTGGCGACTTGCCCGAGGGCACCGGCGAAGAAGATGAGATTCCGGAGACGAATAACTGGATGCAGCGCATTTATGTGCCCATGCTGCGCTGGTCGCTGAATCACAAGACGCTTACTCTGCTTGCGGCAATCGTCATTGCCGGGGGCAGCCTGGGGCTGCTGCGCTTCATTCCCATAAACCTCTTTTCATCAGGTGGGACACAATTCGTCACCATCAACATGGAGTTGCCTCCAGGCACACGTGCTGAGGAAACCCTGGCCGAGGTCATCGCTCTAGAGGAGCAAATTAGCGAGTTTTCGGATATCTATAGCACGACTGCCGGCGCCGCTGCCGGCGCCTCCGCGCAAAGTTTCACGACTGGATTCAATCAAGCTTCCACATTCGTCCAACTAAAGGAGGATGTACCGGAAGACATCGTTGACATTCTGAGGCAAAGGCTGCCCACCACGGCAGACCGCAGGATTACTATCGTCGATGTCGGTGGTGGACCTCCTGCCGCCGGCTTGGAAATCAGTATCACAGGGAATGACTATGACGAGATTGCGTCTATCGCGCTGCTGCTCGCGAGCGAGTTGGCAACCATCGACGGCCTTGAGGATGTCACGAGCGACGTGAGCGAGGCCCGGGAGGAGGTGGTCGTCAACGTTGACCCTGAACGGGCGGCGACGCTCGGCTTGAGCACCCAGACGGTCGCCTTCCAAATCAACCAGATTCTTGTAGGTCAGACTGTCACCCAGATTGACGTGGGCGACGGCCCGATTGACGTAATCCTGAGTGGGCCGGCGGGTACCATTAACAGCGTCCAGACGATTAGTTCACTCATGATTGCCGGCCCAGGGGGGATTGCTCCCCTGAGTGACATTGCAACGGTTCAGGTGGTAGAGGGTCCAGTTGCAATCAATCGCACTGACCGTTTGCGTTCGGCGGGCATCAGTGGTGACATAACCGCAGATGACACCCAAGCTGTTGGGCTCCTGATCCAGGAGAAGATCGATGCCCTCGATCTGCCTCCCGGCGTGACTGTTACGAATGCCGGAGTCTTTGCGCAAATCGCGGAAGGCTTTGAGGATATCTTCCTTGCCATGGCGATCGGTATCATCTTGGTGTATTTGGTCATGGTTGCCAGCCTCGGTTCGCTGCGAAATCCGTTCGTGATTGTCACCAGCTTGCCGCTCGCCTTGATTGGCGCTTTGGCAGCGCTGGCAATCACCGGACGCTCACTCGG from Chloroflexota bacterium includes these protein-coding regions:
- a CDS encoding efflux RND transporter permease subunit, with amino-acid sequence MIGFVTGLALRRRSVTVLAVILVLVSGIFTYTRLPVELFPEVDFPIVTVTTFYPSSNPVSVAENVTIPIEDAIAGMDGLDTVQSISTENLSVIIASFKFGTDMEEAENIVNSKVSGISFPDGVNDPNVGRIDPDSIPSMRISVTGEREIVELQEILETSVLPKISGIDGIASVEVTGDVQQQVLITVDPDRLLEERISLFQVSQALRENNITFPGGAITSNGQVLPVKTTNRFGTLDELRQLVIPRTLVGPPSQTGAPPQPLRLADVADVQLGASAARSISRTNGKPSIDISVFKEPDANTVDVTTAVEEALTALDILPPDVEVIIVYNDGPQIQAQIDTLEREAVLGLTLATIVVFAFFLTLRPNAFRGVFRTLRPTLVIVLSIPLSIFAGVLLMDWQGLTLNFMTLGGLAISVGRVVDDSIVVLENVYRNIEGGRERWRAALDATVEVGPAITASTLATIVVFAPLAFIQGLVGAFFFPFALAVSFALIASLLVALTAVPVLGAYLLRPGDLPEGTGEEDEIPETNNWMQRIYVPMLRWSLNHKTLTLLAAIVIAGGSLGLLRFIPINLFSSGGTQFVTINMELPPGTRAEETLAEVIALEEQISEFSDIYSTTAGAAAGASAQSFTTGFNQASTFVQLKEDVPEDIVDILRQRLPTTADRRITIVDVGGGPPAAGLEISITGNDYDEIASIALLLASELATIDGLEDVTSDVSEAREEVVVNVDPERAATLGLSTQTVAFQINQILVGQTVTQIDVGDGPIDVILSGPAGTINSVQTISSLMIAGPGGIAPLSDIATVQVVEGPVAINRTDRLRSAGISGDITADDTQAVGLLIQEKIDALDLPPGVTVTNAGVFAQIAEGFEDIFLAMAIGIILVYLVMVASLGSLRNPFVIVTSLPLALIGALAALAITGRSLGLPGMMGILLLIGIVVTNAVVLVSFVEQLRERGLSVYEALMQGGRIRLRPILMTAITTSFALVPLAAFSEDSGGILGAELATVVIGGLVSSTFLTLLVVPVVYTLANQSIPGLFRREPRRRPAIERVEVPDEFSQSEGVS